Below is a window of bacterium DNA.
GCCCTGGCGGGACCGGCGTCACGCCATCCGCGCCGCGCTCGTTGCCGAGGTAGAAGTTCACGCCGCCGTTGGCCGCGACAGGTATGACGGCGCCCTCCGCCCGCCAGTTGTGGATGGTGGTCGGCGCGATCCCGACGACGAGACCGAGAGCCCACGCGGCGGCCGCGGTCGGGCGAACGGCCCCGCCCCGGCGCCAGAAGGCCAGCGCCGCGCCCAGGACGGCGAACGGCAGCGCCACGATGACGTTGGGACGCGTCACCGCCGCGGCGGCCAGCAGAAGCCCCGAGAGCAGCGGCGTGAGCGGCCCGCCGCCCTCGAGCCCGCGCCAGAGCGTCCAGAGGCCCCAGAGCAGCAGGAAGGCGAACAGCGTGACGTCGAGGACTTCGCCCTCGAAGAAGATCCGCAGCGGGTAGCAGGCGCCGATCCACGCCCCGCCGAGGGCCGCCGCCCGCCCGAACCAGCGTTCGCCAAGGCGGTAGGCCGGGTAGAGCGCGGCCAGCCCGAGGAGGCTCTGGACAATCGCCACGACGGCGAAGCTGCGCCCGGCAGCCGCATACACCGCCGCGAGGAAGTATGGGTAGAGCGGCGGTCGGAAGAAGGCCGCCGGGTGCCCCTGGGCGAGGATCTGCTGCGCGGTGCGGTCGAACGTCAGGGAGTCGACAAGCGGGTAGCCGAACCACGGCTGCTGCACGAGGTCCGACAGATACCACAACCGCAGCGCGACGCCGGCGCCGATCGCGAGCCAGAACCCGGCCGGCAGACCGAAAACGGGGACAGATTTGTTTTCCACGGGACAGCCGCCCGAATCACACGAGACGAACGCTGGAAAATAAGTCTGTCCCCATTTCACAGACCGTACTTGTCCAAGCGGTAGCGGAGGGTGCGGTCGTTGAGGCCGAGCAGGCGCGCCGCCTCGGCCCGGCGTCCGCCGGCCAGCTGCAGCGCCTGCGCCACCAGGCGCTTCTCGAACTCGTTCACCGTCTCCTCGAGGTTGATGCCCTCCGGCGGGATGGCCGCCGGCGGCGCGCCCTCCGCGGGCGCGAGCCGCCCCCCTCCCTCCCCGGTACGGATGTGCTCGGGCAGCGCCGCCGCCGTGATCGGCTCCCCCGGGTGCATGGCCATGACCCGCTCCACCACGTTCTCGAGCTCGCGGACGTTTCCCGGCCAGGGATACGCCGTGAGCGCGGCGAGCGCGTCCGGCGTCACCTCCACGCCCCCGGCGGCGCCGTCGCCCCCGTACTTCGCGACGAAGTAGAGCACCAGCTTCGGGATGTCCTCGGTCCGCTGACGCAACGGCGGAACGTGGATCGGGATCACGTTGAGGCGGAAGTAGAGGTCCTCCCGCATGGCGCCGTCCCGCAGCAACGCGCCGAGATCGCGGTTCGTCGCGGCGATGATCCGCACGTCCACCGTGATGTCGCGGCTGTCCCCGACGCGGCGGACCTTCTCCTCCTGGAGCACCCGCAGCAGCTTCACCTGCACGGCCTTGCTCGTCTCGCCGATCTCGTCGAGGAAGAGCGTGCCCCCGTCGGCCGCCTCGAAGAGTCCCTTCTTGTCCGCCACGGCGCCGGTGAAGGAGCCCTTCACGTGCCCGAACAGCTCGCTCTCGAGCAGCGTCTCCGTGAGGGCGCCGCAGTTGACACTGACCAGCGGTTTCGCGGCGCGCGCGCTGTGCGTGTGGATCGCCCGCGCGATCAGCTCCTTGCCCGTGCCGCTCTCCCCGGTGATGAGCACCGTGCTCTTGCGGCCCGCGACCCGCCCGACGACCTTGAAGATCTCCACGAGCCCCGGGCTGTCGCCGATGAGGAAGTCGCTGCGGTTGTCGCCGCGCACCTCCAGGTGCGCCGCGTGCTCCTCGCGGTCGCGGCCGCGCGTGATCCCCTCGCGCACGAGCTGGCGGATCCGGCCGAGGTAGTCGCCCTCCTTGACGATGTAGTCCACCGCGCCGAGCTGGATCGCCTGGATCGTCGCGTCCGCCGACGGGAAGGCGGTCATCACCAGCAGCCGCGCGCCGGGGCAGCGCTCCTGCACCAGCCGCAGCACATCGAGGCCGGAGATGTCCGGCATCCGCATGTCGGTGACCAGCAGGTCGCAGGGCCCCTCGGCGAGGGCGGCCTCCAGGCCGGCCCGCCCCGCGGCCGTGCGCACCGCGCAGCCCTCCTTCGCGAGCATGACGGAGAGGACCTTGCGGATCCCCGGCTCGTCGTCGACGACGAGCACGCGCGGCGCGCCGCTCACGCCGCGGCCTCCACCGGCGAGGGCGCCGGCGCCTGCTGGCGCACGGGGAAGACCACGCGGACGATCGTGCCGCGGCCCGGCTCGCTCTCGACGTCGATGCGCCCGCGGTGGGCCTCGACGATCTTGTGCACGAGCGCCAGGCCCAGGCCGGTGCCCTGCTCCTTGGTCGAGAAGAACGGCGTGAAGATCTTCGCGAGCGCCGCGCGCGGGATGCCGACGCCGGTGTCCGCGAACTCCACCGTCGCCTCCCGCTCGCCCGCGCCCACCGCGATGTCCAGCCGCCCGCCGCCCGGCATCGCCTCCACGGCGTTGAGCGCCAGGTTCCAGAACACCTGCCGCACCAGCTGCGGGTCCACCTCGGCGCGCGCCGGCGCCGGGCCGCGGCGGGCGACGGCGATGCGGCAGCCGCGCGCGCGCGATTGCAGCAGCGTCACGGTCTCCTGCAGCACCTCGAGCAGGTCCGTCTCGCGCGCCGCGATGTCGCGCGGGCTGGCGTAGCCGAGGAAGTCGGTGACGAGCGCGTCGAGGCGCACGACCTCCCCGGTCACGATGTCGAGCAGCTCGCGCCCGGTGCCCTCGACGACCAGCTCCTCGCGCAGCATCGCTATGGAGCCGCTGAGGCTCGCCAGCGGGTTGCGGATCTCGTGCGCCATGCCGGCGGCCAGCTCGCCGACGGCCGCGAGGCGGTCGGAGCGCCGGACCTGCTCCTCCATGCGCCGGATCGCCGTCAGGTCCTGGAACGCGCAGATGACCCCCGTGCTCCTGCCCTCGCCGTCCCGCAGCGCCGAGAAGGTCATCCCGAGCAGCGGCCCGCCGGCGCCCGCGCCCGCCATCCCCCCCTCGGCGCGCAACGCCCCCTCCGCGAGCTGGGCCGGGTCCGCCCAGAGGTCGGTGCCGGGCGGCAGGTGGAAGACGGCGGTGAACGGCCGCCCGATGACGGCCGCCGCCGAGAGCTGCGCGATGCGCTCCGCGGCGCGGTTGCAGTAGGTGATCGTCCCCGCGAGGTCCGTGGTCACCAGGCCGCTGGCGATGTTCTGGAGGATGTGCTCGCTGCGCCGCTCCAGCTCCGCGAGCGAGGCGCTGGCGGCGTCGAGTTGCACGCCCGCCTTCCGCGCCGACTCCGCAAGGTGGGCGGCCAGGAACGCCACGAGGAAGAAGCCGAACACCGCGAGCAGGTGGCGGTAGCCGACGGCAGTGCGGCTCATCGTCGCGAACATCCCCGCGGGGTCGATCACCGCGGCCACCCGCGGCGCCAGCGGGGCGCCGACCGCGGCGCCGTAGAGGACGGCGCTGCCGGCCGCGGCGATGAGGCTCCCGCGCCGGTAGAAGAGGATCCCCGCGCCGATGATGATCAGGAAGTAGACGATGACGAACGGGCTCGCCGCCCCGCCGGTGATGACCACGACGCCCGAGAGCACCGCGAGGTCCAGCGCGAGCTGCACGACGGCGAACCGCGCCTGGTCGCGCACCTGCGACTGGAGGAGCGCGTAGGCGATCGTCAGCAGGTAGATCAGCCCGACGAACAGGTAGAGCCCGCGCAACGGCGTCGAGGAGAACTCCTCGCCCTGGCGCACCTGCAGGATGATGGTGACGCCGAGCATGACCGTCGCGACGACCAGCCGCAGGCCCATGAGCCAGCGCAGGCGCCCCGCGACGCCCGAGCCGCCGCCCGGCCGGCCCGGCTGGCCGTCCCGACCGTCCGCCACGACCCGCCCGCTGCTAGCCGATGGTGCCGGCGAGCTTGAAGACGGGCAGGTACATCGCGATGACGATGTAGCCGAGCGCGATGCCGAGGAAGACCATGATGAACGGCTCGAGCATCGAGGAGAGCGCGCCCACCGCGGTGTCCACCTCCTCGTCGTAGAAGTCGGCGATCTTGCCGAGCATCGTGTCCAGCGCGCCCGCCGACTCGCCGACGCCGATCATCTGCACCACCATCGGCGGGAAGACGCCCGTCTGCTGGAGCGGCTCGGCGATGGTCTTGCCCTCAGAGATCGCCTGGCGGGTCTTGAGGATGCCCTCCTCGATGACCTTGTTCCCGGCGGTGCGGGCGACGATGTCGAGGCCGTCGAGGATCGGCACGCCGCTGGTGATGAGCGTCCCGAGCGTGCGCGTGAACTTCGCCACCGCGACCTTGCGCACGAGCACGCCGACGATCGGGAGCTTGAGCGCCATCGCGTCGGTCTGACGCTTTCCGCTCTCGGAGGCGCGGTAGCGCTTGAGCCCGACGATCGCCGCCACGATGACGCCGATGATGAGCCACCAGTACTTCTGGAGGAACTTGCTCAGGTCGATGACCGACTGGGTGACCGCCGGCAGCGTGCCGCCGAAGTCCTGGAACATCTTCTCGAAGGTCGGGATGACGAAGAGCAGCATCAGGAAGACGACGGCCACGGCGACGGTGACGACGACCGAGGGGTAGACCATCGCGCTCTTGACCTTCTTCTTGAGGGCCATCGTCTTCTCGATGTAGGTGGCGAGCCGGTTGAGGATCGTGTCGAGGATGCCGCCGGCCTCGCCGGCCGCGACCATGTTGACGTAGAGCTCCGGGTACGCCTTCGGGTGCTTGCGCAGCGCCTCGGCGAAGGTCGACCCCTGCTCGACGTCGGCGCGGACCTTGTTGATGATCCCGCCGAAGGTCTTGTTCTCGGTCTGCCCGCCGAGGATCTCGAGGCACTGCACGAGCGGCAGGCCGGCGTCGATCATCGTCGCGAACTGCCGCGTGAATGTCACGAGGTCCTTCTCCGTGACCTTCGGCTCGAAGCCGGGGATCTTCAGCTGGATGTCGCGCGACTTGGGGCTGACGCTCGCCCCGAGCACGCCCTGCCGGCGCAGCAGCGCGACGGCCGCGCCCTGGTCGGCGGCCTCGATCACGCCCTTCTGGGTGGCGCCCGCCCTGTTCCTGCCCTCGTACTTGAAAGCCGGCATCCCGCTCCTCCCGCAATCCTCCCGGCCGCGATGCGGTCGGTCCTCTAGCTAGGCCGCCGCGGCGCCCCGCTCCCGGACGGGCCGCCGCCGCTCCGCTGGATCATCTGGATCAGCTCGTCCGGATCGGTGGAACGGCTGATGCAGTCGTCGTAGCTGAGGTGCCGGCGCAGGTAGAGGTTATGCAGCGCCTGGTTCATCGTCTGCATGCCGTACTTGGCCTGCCCCGCCTGCATCATGCCGTAGATCTGGTGGATCTTGTCCTCGCGCATCAGGTTGCGGATCGCCATGTTCGGGACCATGACCTCGAGCGCCAGCGCCCGTCCGTGCCCGCTGGCCTTGGGGATGAGCTGCTGCGAGAGCACCCCCTCGAGGACGAACGAGAGCTGCGCGCGAATCTGGGGCTGCTGGTGCGGCGGAAAGACGTCGACGATGCGGTTGATGCTCTGGAGGCAGGAGTTGGTGTGCAGGGTCGCGAAGCAGAGGTGGCCGGTCTCGGAGACCGTGAGCGCGGCCTCCATCGTCTCCAGGTCGCGCATCTCGCCGATGAGCACGACGTCCGGGTCCTGCCGCAGCACGTACTTGAGGGCCTTCTTGAAGCTCTGCGTGTCCGCGTGCACCTCGCGCTGGTTGACCACGCACTTCTTGTGGTGGTGCAGGTACTCGATCGGGTCCTCGATCGTCATGATGTGGGACTGGCGTTCCATGTTGATCTTGTCGAG
It encodes the following:
- a CDS encoding ATP-binding protein, which produces MADGRDGQPGRPGGGSGVAGRLRWLMGLRLVVATVMLGVTIILQVRQGEEFSSTPLRGLYLFVGLIYLLTIAYALLQSQVRDQARFAVVQLALDLAVLSGVVVITGGAASPFVIVYFLIIIGAGILFYRRGSLIAAAGSAVLYGAAVGAPLAPRVAAVIDPAGMFATMSRTAVGYRHLLAVFGFFLVAFLAAHLAESARKAGVQLDAASASLAELERRSEHILQNIASGLVTTDLAGTITYCNRAAERIAQLSAAAVIGRPFTAVFHLPPGTDLWADPAQLAEGALRAEGGMAGAGAGGPLLGMTFSALRDGEGRSTGVICAFQDLTAIRRMEEQVRRSDRLAAVGELAAGMAHEIRNPLASLSGSIAMLREELVVEGTGRELLDIVTGEVVRLDALVTDFLGYASPRDIAARETDLLEVLQETVTLLQSRARGCRIAVARRGPAPARAEVDPQLVRQVFWNLALNAVEAMPGGGRLDIAVGAGEREATVEFADTGVGIPRAALAKIFTPFFSTKEQGTGLGLALVHKIVEAHRGRIDVESEPGRGTIVRVVFPVRQQAPAPSPVEAAA
- a CDS encoding type II secretion system F family protein, whose product is MPAFKYEGRNRAGATQKGVIEAADQGAAVALLRRQGVLGASVSPKSRDIQLKIPGFEPKVTEKDLVTFTRQFATMIDAGLPLVQCLEILGGQTENKTFGGIINKVRADVEQGSTFAEALRKHPKAYPELYVNMVAAGEAGGILDTILNRLATYIEKTMALKKKVKSAMVYPSVVVTVAVAVVFLMLLFVIPTFEKMFQDFGGTLPAVTQSVIDLSKFLQKYWWLIIGVIVAAIVGLKRYRASESGKRQTDAMALKLPIVGVLVRKVAVAKFTRTLGTLITSGVPILDGLDIVARTAGNKVIEEGILKTRQAISEGKTIAEPLQQTGVFPPMVVQMIGVGESAGALDTMLGKIADFYDEEVDTAVGALSSMLEPFIMVFLGIALGYIVIAMYLPVFKLAGTIG
- a CDS encoding sigma-54 dependent transcriptional regulator translates to MSGAPRVLVVDDEPGIRKVLSVMLAKEGCAVRTAAGRAGLEAALAEGPCDLLVTDMRMPDISGLDVLRLVQERCPGARLLVMTAFPSADATIQAIQLGAVDYIVKEGDYLGRIRQLVREGITRGRDREEHAAHLEVRGDNRSDFLIGDSPGLVEIFKVVGRVAGRKSTVLITGESGTGKELIARAIHTHSARAAKPLVSVNCGALTETLLESELFGHVKGSFTGAVADKKGLFEAADGGTLFLDEIGETSKAVQVKLLRVLQEEKVRRVGDSRDITVDVRIIAATNRDLGALLRDGAMREDLYFRLNVIPIHVPPLRQRTEDIPKLVLYFVAKYGGDGAAGGVEVTPDALAALTAYPWPGNVRELENVVERVMAMHPGEPITAAALPEHIRTGEGGGRLAPAEGAPPAAIPPEGINLEETVNEFEKRLVAQALQLAGGRRAEAARLLGLNDRTLRYRLDKYGL
- a CDS encoding glycosyltransferase family 39 protein, yielding MENKSVPVFGLPAGFWLAIGAGVALRLWYLSDLVQQPWFGYPLVDSLTFDRTAQQILAQGHPAAFFRPPLYPYFLAAVYAAAGRSFAVVAIVQSLLGLAALYPAYRLGERWFGRAAALGGAWIGACYPLRIFFEGEVLDVTLFAFLLLWGLWTLWRGLEGGGPLTPLLSGLLLAAAAVTRPNVIVALPFAVLGAALAFWRRGGAVRPTAAAAWALGLVVGIAPTTIHNWRAEGAVIPVAANGGVNFYLGNERGADGVTPVPPGLRWEATMLRPVRAGQASLAAQDRWWYARAREEIVAAPGRWARLLGVKTGIFLGAPEPSNNKALAHFTAVSFPVRHYRWWWGALVCLGALGCLEVRGRGPLFLAVFAAGYGASVVLFFVAERYRLPLVPLLAPAAAAGVLAL
- a CDS encoding type IV pilus twitching motility protein PilT, yielding MVSLHELLKEMIEKGASDLHITTGTAPVLRIDGALMPIKTLEPLGAADTKRLCYSILTDAQKYKFEEEDELDLSFGVKGLSRFRANIFMQRGAVAAAIRTIPFKILSFEELGLPRIVSELCDKPKGLILVTGPTGSGKSTTLAAMLDKINMERQSHIMTIEDPIEYLHHHKKCVVNQREVHADTQSFKKALKYVLRQDPDVVLIGEMRDLETMEAALTVSETGHLCFATLHTNSCLQSINRIVDVFPPHQQPQIRAQLSFVLEGVLSQQLIPKASGHGRALALEVMVPNMAIRNLMREDKIHQIYGMMQAGQAKYGMQTMNQALHNLYLRRHLSYDDCISRSTDPDELIQMIQRSGGGPSGSGAPRRPS